The genome window TGGAAGCTGTCGAAGAGGTGCTCGATCAGATTGGAAGCCTGACAGGTCGCACCAATAAAGAGCAATTGACCTCTGTCCTAAAGGCGGTCGTGGCGATTAGTCGGGCTTCAAATGGGGGAGCCTTGACCAACAGAGCCCGAAAAGAAGAGTTGAAAGAGTTAGTCACGGCTTATAACCAGGATAAAACCATACATATCAACCGCCTCAGAGACTTGGAAAATCAGCTCTATCAGCTGGAATTTCAACAAGCCTACCACCAAGAAGAAGGCCCCATGCTCTCCTTGCTCCGGGACTTTATCAGAGACTTTTCTCACGCTTATCTGGAACGAAAAATCCAAGAAAAAGCTTATGAATTTGGGGATATCAGTCATTTTGCCATTCAAATTTTAGAGCAATTCCCAGAGGTGAGACAAGCCTATCAAGAGCGCTATCATGAGGTCATGGTCGATGAGTACCAGGATACCAACCACACCCAAGAGCGGATGTTGGATTTGCTGTCAAATGGCCACAATCGCTTTATGGTGGGGGATATCAAGCAATCCATTTACCGCTTCCGTCAGGCAGATCCACAGATTTTCAATGATAAATTTAAAGCCTTCCAAGAAGAAGGGGCGAAAGGGCGGTTGATCCTCCTCAAGGAAAATTTCCGGAGTCATGTGGAGGTATTGGACGCGACCAATGATGTCTTTCGCCATTTGATGGACGAAGAGGTGGGCGAGATTGACTACAATCAAACCCACTATCTAGTTGCAGGAAGCGACAAGCAGCGGATGGCCTTGCCACAACATCGAGCAGAATTTTTGCTTTATGATGGCACCCAAGACCAGGAAGAAAAGAACGAAGACGAGGAAGCTGCTTCTGGACTCGAGACGGTTTCCAAGGGAGAAATTCTCCTTGTCATCAAAGAAATTTTACGCCTTCATCGGGTAGAAAAAGTGCCCTTTAAAGAGATCACTCTCTTGACCGCGACTCGAACTCGAAATGACGCGATTCTGGAAGCCTTTGACCAGTATCGTATCCCGATTGTGGCAGATAGCGGACAGGCGCATTATCTTGAGTCGCTGGAAGTGATGGTCATGTTGGATACCTTGCGGACCATTAACAATCCCTTGCATGATTATGCCTTAGTGGCCCTTATGAAATCCCCCATGTTTGACTTTGATGAAGATGAATTGGCACGGATTTCCTTGCAGACCCTTCCAGAGAAAAAGCAAATGGCCTTCTACCACAAGGTCCAGTTAGCCCTTGAAAAGACTGCAGAGCATGCAAATCTGATTGATGCCAAGCTCCTAGCTAAAATCGAGAACTTCCTCAAAGTGTTATCTACTTGGCGCGCTGCTGCCAAGACCTCTTCGCTCTATGATTTGCTGTGGAAAATCTATGAGGATCGCTATTACTATGACTATGTCGGCGCCCTTCCAAATGGCGCCCAGCGCCAGGCCAACCTCTATGCATTGACGCTTCGGGCCAATGATTATGAAAAAGCCAGCTTTAAGGGCTTGTCGCGCTTCATTGCCATGATTGACAAGGTGATCGAAAATGAACACGATTTGGCCAGCGTCCCTCTTGCGGCGCCAAAAGATGCCGTCCAGCTCATGACCGTCCATAAGAGTAAGGGGCTGGAATTCAAGTATGTCTTTATACTCAATATGGATAAGGCCTTTAACCGTAAGGATCAATCGGGGCCAATCATTCTCAGTCGTCAAAAAGGGATTGGCTTTAAATATGTTGCGAATCTGCCAGTTGAGACAGAAAATCCTGCTGCTCCAGAAACCATTCGCCTGCAGATCGAAACGCCTTGCTACCAACGCAATGTGGAAGAAACAAAATTGGCCACGATTTCGGAGCAGATGCGTCTTCTTTATGTCGCTATGACACGGGCTGAGCTCAAGCTCTATCTGGTCGGAAAAGGCCGTGAAGACAAACTGCGTGATACCGATTGGGGGACTAGTCGCAATGGCAAATTGGATCCGGAAAAACGAAAAGAATGGACCTCTTATCAGGACTGGCTCTTTGCTATTCAAGATGTGTTTACCAAGAATACCCTGGCCTATGACACACGTTTTGTGACAGACGAAGACCTGACACCAGACCAGCTTGAGCCACTAGAGAAGGAGAAGGATTCCCGCTTCGATCAGCTCAAGGATATCCGTCAGTCAGAGGATATTCGTCGGGCCTTGGATATCTTGGAAAATGTTGATCGGCTCAATCAGCTCTATGCTCCGGCTATTCATTTACCAAGTGTCCGTACACCTAGTCAGATCAAGAAATTCTACGAGCCGGTCATGGATGCCAATGGCGTCCAGATCATGGATGCAAAGCTAGTTGCGCCTAAGTTTGAGCTTCCAACTTTTGGGCAAGAAAAAGCTGTGACAGGAGCCCAGGTAGGTAGTGCAGTCCATGAACTCATGCAGCGCGTGCCTCTTGGAGAAGAAATCACGCTGGATACGCTGCATCAAGCCTTGGAGCAAGTTCAAGCAGAGCCAGCGGTCAAGGCCCGCATCAAGCTAGAGGCCATCCTTGCTTTCTATGAGACGCCTTTGGGGACCTTGCTTCAAAAAGAGGCCTCTCGAGTCCGGCGCGAAGCTCCCTTTGCCATGCTGAAGAAAGATCCAGCTAGTGGTGAGGACTTTGTCGTGCGTGGGATCTTGGATGGTTACGTGGTGCTAGAAGACCGGATCTTGCTCTTTGATTATAAGACGGATCACTACAAGGTTCCTAGTCAATTGGTCGAACGCTACCGGGATCAGCTCGATCTCTATGCAGAAGCTCTTCGTCGTTCTTATGGCAAAGAGCAAGTAGAAAAATATCTCGTGCTTCTAGGTGGCCCCCATCTAGAAGTGGTGAAAGTGGAGTAAATCATGGCAATTGCACAGGAAAACATCGAACGGATCCAAAGAATGGAAGGTTATTTGAATGACTATGCCAAGACTTTGGAAGAAACCAAAAAAGCAGTGGATCAGCTAAGAGAGCATCAAGATAGCTATATCCAACTGCGCGATTATTATAGTAGTCAGGCCTATTTTGATGACTTGGACTTGTCCAATCAGGCTGACTTTCCAGCCGATCTTCCTTGTGGTGTCTTGTCCGAAGATGCCGTCTATGATTTGTTAGACGAGCATTTTCAGATGGGAGTGGAACTCTTGGAGATCGCAACGAAGATGATCAAAGAACGGTGAAATTTCAATCTAAACTTCTTTGAACCACACAAAAAAGCTCCGGTTTTCCGGAGCTTTCAAATTGAAGATAAACATCAACAAAGAAACTTTCCTCAGGTGAGTACGGACGTCAGCGAACTTCTACGAAGTTCCATGACTTAGTTTTGAACCTAAAGTTTCAAAACTCCCGAGTGCTAGAAACAAAAGTGTTTCTAGCACTTTTCTCACGGCGGAAAGTTTCAGTATATGTTTGAATCAAACATAATATATATCATTCTAATTTTTTTAGTATTACTTGTGTTAGCATATCGTAACAAATCCTACCAGTAAAAGAAAATTTTCCAAAATGGACTTTTTCTTCAGCAAAAAAAGCTCCGGTTTTCCGGAGCTTTTTGAATGATTAGTGTGAGACACGGCGACGTGCTGCTTTTTTGCGGTTTTCTTCGATGAAAGCTGCTTTTTGTTCTTCTGGTTCGATTACTTTTTTCTTGAATGTGTAAACTGCACCTGCGACAGCAGCAACTGTACCAGCAACACCAGTAACAAAACCTTTACCAAATCCTTTAGCCATGAGAATTTCTCCTTTTCTGAACTTTAAATATTTATGTTATAATATATGGTAACGAAAAAACGTGAATTTTGCAAGGAAAAACGATGAAAACCAAGATAATTGTGATTGTGGGACCGACTGCTGTTGGAAAAACAGCTCTTGCGATCGATTTGGCACAAGCTCTCAATGGTGAAATTATCAGTGGCGATAGTCAACAAGTCTATCGCAAGCTGGATATTGGAACAGCCAAGGCGACACCAGAAGAGCAAGCTGCAGCTCCCCATCATTTGATCGATGTCCGGGAGGTGACCGAGTCTTACTCGGCTTTTGATTTTGTAAGAGAAGCTAAGGCTGCGATTGAGGATATCACAGCTCGAGGCAAGCTTCCTATCATTGCAGGTGGGACGGGTCTTTACATCCAAAGTCTGCTCGAAGGTTATCATCTAGGTGGTGAAGTTCCTCATGAAGAGATTCTGGCCTATCGCGCTCAATTGGACTTGCTGTCGGACGAAGACTTGTACCAAAGAGTGGCGGAGCAAGGACTTGTGATTCCTCAACTCAATCGACGTCGGGCCATGCGGGCTCTTGAAATTGCGCATTTTGGGCAGGACCTCGCAAACGAAGAGACCGATTATGAACCCTATCTCATCTGTCTAGATGATGAACGGTCCTTGATCTATGATCGCATCAATCGCCGAGTAGATCGCATGCTAGAGGAGGGCTTGCTGGATGAAGCTCGGTGGCTCTATGATGACCATCCGGAAGTTCAGGCAGCTAAAGGCATTGGTTACAAGGAACTCTTTCCTTACTTTAAGGGAGAACAGAGCCTTGAGGAAGCCAGTGAGATCCTCAAGCGCAATACGCGTCGTTTTGCCAAACGGCAGCTGACCTGGTTTCGAAATCGGATGGAAGTAAAATTTTATGCCATTTCTGCCCCCCACTTCAAGGAGCAGGTTCTTGCAGATGTAAAGGAGTTTTTACAGCATGATTGAAACAGAAAAAAAACAAGAACGCATCCTTTTGGTCGGTGTGGAACTTCAAGGCATGGACAATTTTGATATGTCTATGGAGGAGTTGGCGAGCCTGGCTAAAACAGCCGGTGGAGATGTCCGGGGCTCCTATACACAAAAGCGGGAGAAATACGACACCAAGACCTTTGTCGGCTCAGGAAAACTCGAAGAAATCGCTCAAATGGTCGAAGCAGATGAGATCACGACGGTAGTGGTCAATAACCGCCTAACCCCCCGTCAAAATGTCAATTTAGAAGAAATCCTTGGGGTCAAGGTCATTGACCGGATGCAGCTGATTTTAGATATCTTTGCCATGCGGGCTAGGAGTCATGAAGGGAAGTTGCAGGTGCACTTGGCCCAGCTCAAATACCTTTTGCCACGCCTTGTCGGTCAAGGGATCATGCTCAGCCGTCAGGCTGGGGGAATTGGTTCTCGTGGACCAGGGGAAAGTCAGTTGGAGTTGAACCGCCGGAGCGTTCGCAATCAAATCACCGATATCGAGCGTCAGCTCAAGGCAGTTGAAAAGAACCGGGAAACCCTTCGTGAAAAACGCTTGGAATCACCTGTCTTCAAGATTGGTCTGATCGGCTATACCAATGCAGGAAAGTCGACTATTATGAATCAGTTGACCAGTAAGAGCCAGTATGAAGCCGATGAACTCTTTGCGACCTTGGACGCCACAACCAAGAGCATCCATCTAACAGGCAATCTGCAAGTGACGCTGACCGATACGGTTGGCTTTATCCAAGATCTACCAACAGAGTTGGTATCGAGCTTTAAGTCGACCTTGGAAGAAAGTAAGAATGTAGACCTCCTGGTCCATGTCATCGATGCGTCTGATCCTAATCATGAAGAGCATGAAAAGACCGTGCTTTCGATCATGAAGGACCTGGATATGCTGGAGATCCCTCGCTTGACGCTTTACAACAAAGCAGATAAAGTTGCAGACTTTACACCAACCCAGACACCTTTTAGCCTGATTTCAGCGCGCTCTGAGACAGCCCGTGAAGATCTCCAGGCTTTGCTTCTAGAAAAATTGAGAGAACTCTTTGTTCCCTTTACCATTCGCGTTCCCTTTTCAAAATCCTATCGGACCCATGACCTAGAGACGGTTGTGATCATTGACCAGCGCGAATTTGAAGAGGATGTCGAGGTCATTCAAGGCTATATCGCAGAGAAAAATAAGTGGAAGTTGGAAGAATTTTATGACGGATTACGTTGATTTAGCAATAAAATATGGAGGCTATACCAGCCTCGATCGGGTCTATCTGACCAATCTTTTAAGCACGATCCCTGAGGAATTGCGTCTCCGTGTGATTACGCCTCCCCCAAGTGTGATCAACGCCTATTTTGCAGAGCTCTACCAAAAGAAGAGCCCCAAGGAGGCAATGGATTATTTCTTGGACCTGAGCCGGGCATTTGACTTATTCACAGTTCAGCAAACCTTTGATGAACGAAAGCCCTTTATTCGCCTCAACTTGTCGGGTAAGTCTTATGGCTTGGCTTACGTAAATGAAGAGCTAGCCTGTGTCTTTGCTGAACATCCAACAGAGGATATCACCCCTGCCATTTTATTCCAAATTGCAGAGATCTTTCCACATTGTTTGGTCTTTGAAAAAGATGGCAAGATCTGCTTGCAAGAGGCTGAACCAGAAGGGGTCACTAAAACAGAAGCCCTCTCAGCCCTAACTGACTTGATGACCTTGGAAGATGGACGCTTGAAACTGTCAGGATATAACCAAGAGGAGCTTCTCGAGCTAGCGCAAGCCTACCCAGGCAACCTTTCTTTCCGTTCAGAGAACCGGACGGCCATGATTTATATAGATAGAAAGTAGACAATGGACATTCAATTTTTAGGAACGGGAGCTGGGCAACCCTCAAAAGCCCGTAATGTATCGAGCCTAGCGCTCAAATTGCTGGACGAGATTAATGAAGTCTGGCTCTTTGATTGTGGCGAAGCGACACAGAATCAAATTTTAGAAACGACCATTCGTCCGCGAAAGGTTAGCAAGATCTTTATCACTCACCTACACGGAGACCATATTTTTGGTTTGCCAGGTTTCCTCTCTAGTCGGGCCTTTCAGGCCAATGAAGAGCAGACGGATCTGGATATCTATGGACCAGTAGGGATCAAATCCTTTGTGATGACTAGTCTTCGTGTATCAGGCTCTCGGCTACCTTACCGCATCCATTTTCATGAATTCGATGAACATTCTCTAGGTAAGATTTTAGAAACTGATAAATTCACGGTTTATGCGGAGGCTTTGGACCACACCATTTTCTGTGTGGGTTACCGGATCATGCAAAAAGACCTCGAAGGGACGCTGGACGCAGATAAGCTGAAGGCAGCGGGTGTTCCCTTTGGACCGCTCTTTGGTCAGGTCAAAAATGGCCAAGATGTCACCCTGGAAGATGGGACTAAGATCATTGCAGCGGATTATATTTCAGCCCCTCGGCCTGGTAAGATTATCACGATCCTTGGAGATACCAGAAAGACTGATGCCAGCGTCCGCCTCGGGGTCAATGCGGATGTCTTGGTCCATGAGTCTACCTATGGCAAGGGCGATGAGAAGATTGCTCGTAAACACGGCCACTCGACCAATATGCAGGCAGCAGAAGTGGCGCGTGAAGCTGGAGCCAAGCGCCTTCTTTTAAACCACATCAGTGCTCGCTTCTTATCAAAAGACATCAGCCAATTGCGCAAGGATGCGTCCACCATTTTTGAAAATGTCTATGTCGTCAAAGATTTGGAAGAAGTGGAGATCTAAGATGCGAACTATTCTCATAACAGGAGCAAGTGGAGGCTTGGCCCAAGAAATGGTCAAGCTCCTCCCTGAAGATCGGCTGATTCTCCTAGGTAGAAATCAAGAAAAACTGGAAAAGCTCTATGCCAGTCATCCCCAAGCTGAATGCATCGGGATCGATATCACTGATTCCTCAGCCGTCCAAGATTTGGTAGAAGAGCTCTATCAGCGCTACGGGCAGATTGATATCTTGGTCAACAACGCAGGCTATGGGATTTTTGAGGCCTTTGATCGCATTTCTGACCAGCAGGTGCAGGAGATGTTTGAGGTCAATACCTTTGCCCTCATGCAGTTTTCACGCTTGATGGGTGCCCGCATGAAGGAAGCAGGCAAGGGGCACATCGTCAACATCGTCAGCATGGCGGGTCTCGTCGCAACAGCCAAATCCAGCCTTTATTCAGCTACTAAGTTTGCAGCCATCGGCTTCTCCAATTCCTTGCGGTTAGAACTGATGCCCTTTGGTATTCATGTGACGACGGTCAATCCAGGCCCCATCCGGACCACTTTCTTTGATCAGGCAGACCCTGACGGAAGCTATGTCAAAGCTGTGGATCGCTATATTTTGGAACCGGACTTTGTGGCCAAGAAAATCGTGAAGAACTTTGGAAAAGCAAAACGCGAGCTCAATCTTCCTTGGCTCTTGAACCTGACCCACAAGCTCTATACCCTTTTCCCTCGCATCTCAGACAAGCTAGCCTGCAAGATGTTCAATTTCAAATAGGAGGAGATAGATGGCGGCGAATATTCAAGCCTATTTAGAAAACCTCCAGCAACCCTGGGGACAGATCTATTATGATATCCTTTTTGAACAATTGAAAGACATCAAAGGCAAGCGAGTGCTTGATTTTGGCAGTGGCTTCGGTCTCGTGGCCAACCACCTGGCACAAGACAATGAAGTCCTTGCTGTGGAGCCTAATGAGGAAATGGTAGCCTTGCGGGTCCAGGGTCATCCTTACCAGCAACTCGTCGGAAGTCTGGACCAGATAGAGAGCTTTGAAGATGCTAGTTTTGATGTCATCCTCTGTCACAATGTCTTGGAGTATGTAGAGGATCGCAAGGTGGTTCTCAAGGCATTCACCCGTCTTTTGAAACCAGGAGGCCTGCTCTCTATCGTCAAGCACAATGAGGTTGGCCGCGTTCTGCAGACGGTGGTCTTTGAAAATGATACTCAGAAGGCGCTTGATCTCCTAGCAGGTCAGGACTTGGAAACTCACTCCATGGGCTTGGCTCAGGCCTATGATCTAGATAGAGCAGTAGACGATCTAGCCCTCGAAGTTCAGGACTACCAAGGAATCCGTGTCTTTTATGCCTTGCAGGACAACCACTTCAAGGGCCAAGAAGGCTGGCGAGAGTCTATGCTCAAGATGGAGCTAGCTGTTTGCCAAGAGTCCCCTTACCGGGATATCGCCTTTTTCCAGCACTATAGATTAAAAAGGAGTTAAGATGTTACATTATAAAAAAGAAATTCCAGCGATGACAGACCTACTCGCACTCTACGGCTCGGTTGGCTGGACCAATTATACCAACAACCCAGCTATGCTAGAAAAGGCTGTCAAAGCCAGTCTCTGGCAGTTGGCTGTCTATGATGAGAAAGAGCTCGTCGCCTATATCCGCTTAGTAGGAGATGGCCACTCTGTCCTTTTGGTGCAGGACCTTTTGGTACGACCAGATCACCAGCGCCAAGGCATCGGAAGGAAACTCTTAGAAGAGGCTTTAGCGACCTTCCCCACTGTCTATCAACGGCTCCTAGTCACTGAACGTAGCGAGAAAAATCTAGCCTTTTACCAATCCCTGGGCTTTGTTGAACTTTCAGAGCAAGCCTGTACAGGGATGATCTATATGAAATAAAGAGAGTGGGACAGAAATCGGTAATTCGTTAGAATTCGATTTCGTCGTCCCACCTCCTCACAGTTGAGTAGGGGTGTAAAAGCTGATGAAATCAGCGTAGTAGAGCCCACTCAACCACTGCGTCTTGCTCGACAATCCAAAAACAATTGAGAGGCTAGGACTTTTGTCCCAGCCTCTTATCTATTTGACTGACAAAAGGGGTGATTGATGGTAAAATGAGGATGAGATTAGGAGGAGATGGAATGAAGAAGAAAATAAAATGGGGCCTTTTCTTATGTTCGGTACTTATACCAGTATGTTTGAGTGCCTGCAAACAAGGAACTGTAGAAAAACAAGGTTCTTCGAATAAAGAAGTACAGAAGAAAATCGATCGAAAAAACATTCATTTTGACAAGACAGGACCTGCAGCAACATTTGATTGGGATGCAAAGAACAGTATCAGATACATAACGTTTGAAAAACTTCCACAATATATGAGGTCAGATGATAGCGATGGTATTTCAATATATGGACAGCAACCGAATGAAGTCTCTCTATCTGAGGAAGGAAGAGTTCAAAAAGCTTTGCAGGTCGTTGAAGGAATCTATGTAGATCCAAGGGGAATAGACACAGTAATCAAGGCCAATGGGGCAAAAAATCAAGAGGATATGTATACTCGACTCTGGAACGATTATATTATCCCTAAAATTGAAAAAAACAGTAGTACTTTTGATCCAAATACTTATGTGGAATATCTTGGTGAGAAGTACCCCCTCAAAATATATGGTCCCATGTATTTGAAGCTCATGACGAATGCATTGAGCTTTGGAAAAAAATATGAATTAAAGGGCTATGCAGTTAAGGGAAACAAAGTATTTATTCGCATTCAGGTACCAACGTACTTCCCAGAGCTTTTACCGAGAGGGAATAAATATTATAAAAATCCTAATGAGTCAGATTTCAATCAAGCCTTCTATGATTGGCTCGATGAATTCCATCAAAGGTATGCTGAAAAAGAAATAAATCGAGATGATCATATTTCCTATATCATGCTTTCAACAGTTTTACAACAGTTAGTTAACAAAAATTTCGAGGCAACCTCATTATCCGGTTATGCTTATAGTAAAACTTCGCCTACGGAATTCACGGTTGAAATGGAAGTGACAAATCAAGGTGATGTTCGAATTGATTTAAAAAACTTGGCTATTCTCTTACAAATCCCTCAACAAATGAAGGGGGATAATCAGTATGGTAAGCAAGATGAGAATAATATCTTTTGGACCATCCCATCTGGAAATAATAATGACGGACAAAAGATAAAAGAAAAATTAAAGAATTTTAATCCCAAAAATCCTGTTAAAAGTTATGCAATTGGAGAGCCAGTTGTATTTGCTAATGGCTTAGAAGTTACACTGAATAGTGTAACAGACGATCCAAATTTGGATGTTCAGGATGATCAAGACCGTATCGATACAAGGAAAAAACAACATCGATTGATCGTCGAATTCACCATATCGAATACAACACCTCTCAGTATTGAAAATACTCCGGATTATACAAATGTAGATCTCTATGATGGCCATGGCAAATCTGCTTATATGTTGAATAATACTTTAAATTACAAACAGCCAACAGTCCTTGAGGCAGGAGAGTCGGGTAAATATAAAATTAATTATTTAACAGATGGGGATGGACCATTTACGGTTGTTTATGGTGATGCAAAATGGGTCGTTCAAAAATAGTCATGTCATATAATAGGAACTTCTCAATTATCATTAGAATTTTCAATCGGTTCATAGGTTGTTCAGATATGACTGCTGTAAAAAATTAATCGATTAGGTTGAATTTCGCAAGGAGGTCAGGCTATGAAGCCCAACTATTTCAAACTATTCGCAGGAATTCCACTTATTCTTTGTTTTTTTCTTCTTTCCAGTTGCAAGATCATGAAACCGAGTGATTATAAAAAGGCGAAGGAAGTAGTCAGCAGTGAGCTTGCTAAGGTTGGTCTGCATGGGGATGTGACCATAAACAAACTGGATTGGACTGCTTTGGAAATCCCAACTTATCATGTGTCTTATACCTACTCTGAGAAAACCTATGATGGACAAACAGTGACATTAGAAACGGATACGGTGTTTCATAATGATTGGACAGATACAACTAGTGACCATCTTCCAGAGTATAAGGAAGCGTACTTGAAGCAGCAATCTGTCCAAAAGAAGGAGAAGAAAATTGAGGGACAATTAAAGAAGCAATCTCTAGGTCTTCATATTAGTTTCTTTGGTTTTTTATCTAACTCCAACCGTGATGAGAAGGAGCAAATTCTAGATAGTATCGCAAGTCAAAATCTCAAAGAAGGGAAAAAGGACTTTGCTGGTTACTATCAAATCCCTTTTCAGACCTTAATCGATCAAGAGTTAATCCGTATGACTATTTATATAAAGGATGGTGTATCCGTTAAGGAACAAGACTTAAAAGCAGCAGCCAAAAAATTAGACGCTAGCAAACTACCGGATGGTGCCTATGATTTCTACTATTCCAAAGGCTGTTACGCCGATTCCACTAGTTACTCATTCAAGGTTAAAGATGGGAAAGTTGTTTTTTTATGAAGATCAAAACAAACCAGAATAAGAGAAGCAGATACAAAAAAAGATCTAGTCGTGTTTGACTAGATCTTTCATGTTGCTTAGAAGTCTTCCTTCTTCTTAAGTGTCATAGAAGCAATAGCTGTAGCGACGAATGTCAAACCAGTTACAAGAAGTCCTAAATGATCTGCAGTTCCTGTTGAAGGAAGAGATCGTTTACCTTCTTTAGGCTTGTCACTAGATTTAGGAGTTTCACTAGATTTAGGTTTGTCACTAGGCTTAGGCTTATCTCCATTTGGTGATGGAGTTTTAGGTTTGCTATTACTTGGTGTTGGTATATTTGGAATATCTGTTGATGGTGGAGGTGGAAGAAGTTTATTCACCACGTTTCCTTTATCAACGACAAGGTTTGTTGCAGAAGCAAAGTCGCTTGCAGAGACCTTGATGGTTGTATCTGAAAGTTGGTAACCACTTGGAGCTGAGAGCTCTTTGATGACATACTCTTTAGCTTCAAATCCAACGAAGCTTGCAAGTCCGTCTTGACCAGAAATCGCTTGTGCTTGGCCTTGACCATAAGGATTTGCAACAGGTGTCACACCATCCGCTTCAAAGAGTCCAAATACCGCACCGGCAAGGTAATCACCCTTTTCATCTACCTTACGAACTCTAAGGGTGTAAAGTTTCAATTCAGGATTATTCACTGTTGGTGGAGTTGGTGGGATGACCTTATTGATAAAGGTTTTCTTCGCACCGTATGAAACAACTGCTTGGATAGCGTTTGATGCTTCATCTTTTGTGACGGTCACTGTGACATCCACTTGACCTTCGTCATATTGGATATTTGCCTGATCAGCTGGTAGGACTTCTTTAATGGTATATTTATGAGTACCAATCATCGCTTCCGTGTAGGCGATCGCATCAAATGTCACTGTACCATCTGCAGCATTTTGTTTTGTTTGAAGAACAGTTCCATTTTCG of Streptococcus sp. S5 contains these proteins:
- a CDS encoding SDR family NAD(P)-dependent oxidoreductase is translated as MRTILITGASGGLAQEMVKLLPEDRLILLGRNQEKLEKLYASHPQAECIGIDITDSSAVQDLVEELYQRYGQIDILVNNAGYGIFEAFDRISDQQVQEMFEVNTFALMQFSRLMGARMKEAGKGHIVNIVSMAGLVATAKSSLYSATKFAAIGFSNSLRLELMPFGIHVTTVNPGPIRTTFFDQADPDGSYVKAVDRYILEPDFVAKKIVKNFGKAKRELNLPWLLNLTHKLYTLFPRISDKLACKMFNFK
- a CDS encoding class I SAM-dependent methyltransferase, with the protein product MAANIQAYLENLQQPWGQIYYDILFEQLKDIKGKRVLDFGSGFGLVANHLAQDNEVLAVEPNEEMVALRVQGHPYQQLVGSLDQIESFEDASFDVILCHNVLEYVEDRKVVLKAFTRLLKPGGLLSIVKHNEVGRVLQTVVFENDTQKALDLLAGQDLETHSMGLAQAYDLDRAVDDLALEVQDYQGIRVFYALQDNHFKGQEGWRESMLKMELAVCQESPYRDIAFFQHYRLKRS
- a CDS encoding GNAT family N-acetyltransferase; its protein translation is MLHYKKEIPAMTDLLALYGSVGWTNYTNNPAMLEKAVKASLWQLAVYDEKELVAYIRLVGDGHSVLLVQDLLVRPDHQRQGIGRKLLEEALATFPTVYQRLLVTERSEKNLAFYQSLGFVELSEQACTGMIYMK